The genomic interval GTTATTCGGGTTGATTCGAAAGCTGAGGGCCCAGCTACCGTCTACCGTCTACCGTCTACCGACTACCGACTACCGTCGCCACTGAATTAGGCGCGTCAGCGCTTAATTCAGTGGCATTGGCGTTAAGTGCCCCCCTGGAGACATCGCCGCGCTCCTAACCAGCCTGCTAACGTTCACCCGGGTATTTTGGGGTCGGCCGGGGCGGACCGACCGCCCGTGTTTTCTTCAGGGTGTACGGGGTGTACCTCACGTCGGCGAGGTCGAAGTGAGACGGATTGGGGAGGACCGAGCCTGTCGGGTCGAGGCTGTGGACGCACGATCTGCCCCAGGTTGCCGCGTCGGGCTCCTGCGCCTGGCCGCAATAGAAGCGCTCGACGTGGATGCCGCGGTTTCGTGCCAGCTTTTCCTGCTGGATGGCGTCGACCGGACCTTGATTGTAAGGTTCGTTGCCCACGATCAGGATGATGCCGGTGTGGCCTCTCTTCCACGCGAGTTCCGTCAGAGCCCGGTGGAGGGCTCTGCCGTGGTACTCGTTGCCGCCGCTAGTTTTGAGCCTGGATAGTTCACGCTCGAGGGCACGGAGGTCGGACGTGAACGGCACAATCTGCCGCACGAAACCGCCGGCCTCCGCTACTTCCAGGTTGCCGAACTCGTACACCGCGATCTCGCAGCTGGCTGCTTCCCGCCGGATGCCGTGCAGAAGGGACAGGATCTGCTCACAGGCCCCGGGCAGGTGGGTAGCCATGCTGCTGCTGGTGTCGATCAGGATGGCCACCTGGCAGCCGCGAGGGACTACGGTGCGGGTTTGGGTGAAGGTCACCGTTTCCTGGCTGACCTGGGTCCAGTCACGAACCTTGTAGGCGGGTCTACGGGACTCGCGCCCTGTGTGGACCTCGCCGGGCCATTCCGCCGCGGGCCCGCCGCCTCCGACCCCGCCGCCGAGCCTGGACGAAGGCCCTGGCGAGCCGCTGGTGGCCTGGTAGCCACCGGGCGTGAACTCCCGCGTCTGGAAGGTCCGTTCGGTATAATGGTTCACCGAGTGGGAGCGCGGTGGCGGTACTTCTTTCCTGGGAGCGGGCGCGCCCGGGAACCGGTTGCGGGGCGTTTCCAGAGGCCGGGGGTCGGAGAATCCCTTCTGTGGGACCGGGACTCTTTCGGGAACTCGAGAAGCGGTGCCCTTTTCCTTTCTAGGATAACCTGGCTCCGGCAGCTTCAGCCGGGGAGGATCCTGGGACGGCCGTGGACTCCCCGGCCTGGGGCCCGGCTTCGAAGCCGAGGACGGCACGGATTCCGGCGCTTTCGTCTTCGGGTCGGACGTGGGCACCGACTTCGGCGTGGGCTCCGACGGCCTGGACGGTGGGTCATACGGGGGTACCGACCTGGGCCGGGACGGCGGGT from Deltaproteobacteria bacterium carries:
- a CDS encoding VWA domain-containing protein, encoding MAILIDTSSSMATHLPGACEQILSLLHGIRREAASCEIAVYEFGNLEVAEAGGFVRQIVPFTSDLRALERELSRLKTSGGNEYHGRALHRALTELAWKRGHTGIILIVGNEPYNQGPVDAIQQEKLARNRGIHVERFYCGQAQEPDAATWGRSCVHSLDPTGSVLPNPSHFDLADVRYTPYTLKKTRAVGPPRPTPKYPGER